Proteins encoded by one window of Talaromyces rugulosus chromosome II, complete sequence:
- a CDS encoding translation elongation factor EF-1 alpha, translating into MGKDERTHINIVVIGHVDSGKSTTTGHLIYKCGGIDARTIEKFEKEANELGKGSFKYAWVLDKLKAERERGITIDIALWIQTAKYEVTVIDAPGHRDFIKNMITGTSQADCAILIIASGTGEFEAGISKDGQTREHALLAFTLGVRQLIVALNKMDTCKWSQDRYNEIVKETSNFIKKVGYVPKTVPFVPISGFNGDNMLEASPNCPWYKGWEKEIKGGTKVTGKTLLEAIDAIEAPVRPANKPLRLPLQDVYKIGGIGTVPVGRVETGTISPGMLVTFAPANVTTEVKSVEMHHQQLTAGQPGDNVGFNVKNVSVKEIRRGNVAGDSKNDPPAGADSFNAQVIMLNHPGQVAAGYAPVLDCHTAHIACKFSELLEKIDRRTGKSVEDSPKFIKSGDAAIVKMIPSKPMCVEAFTDYPPLGRFAVRDMRQTVAVGVIKSVEKNKGGSGKVTKAAQKVAGKK; encoded by the exons ATGGG TAAGGACGAGCGCACTCACATCAACATCGTCGTCATTGGACACGTCGACTCCGGCAAGTCCACTACCACCG GTCACTTGATCTACAAGTGCGGTGGTATTGACGCTCGTACCATTGAAAAGTTCGAGAAGGAGGCCAACGAGCTCGGAAAGGGTTCTTTCAAGTATGCCTGGGTTTTGGACAAACTTAAGGCTGAGCGTGAGCGTGGTATCACCATCGATATTGCCCTCTGGA TCCAGACCGCCAAGTACGAGGTCACCGTCATTG ACGCCCCCGGTCACCGTGATTTCATCAAGAACATGATCACTGGTACCTCCCAGGCCGATTGCGCTATCCTCATCATTGCCTCCGGTACTGGTGAATTCGAAGCCGGTATCTCCAAGGACGGCCAGACCCGTGAACACGCCCTTCTGGCCTTCACCCTCGGTGTCCGTCAGCTCATTGTTGCCCTCAACAAGATGGACACCTGCAAGTGGTCCCAGGACCGTTACAACGAAATTGTCAAGGAGACTTCCAACTTCATCAAGAAGGTCGGATACGTCCCCAAGACTGTTCCTTTCGTTCCTATCTCCGGTTTCAACGGTGACAACATGCTTGAAGCCTCCCCCAACTGCCCCTGGTACAAGGGCTGGGAGAAGGAGATCAAGGGTGGCACCAAGGTCACTGGAAAGACCCTCCTCGAGGCCATTGACGCCATTGAGGCCCCTGTCCGTCCCGCCAACAAGCCCCTCCGTCTTCCCCTCCAGGATGTCTACAAGATCGGTGGTATTGGAACAGTGCCCGTCGGTCGTGTCGAGACTGGTACCATCTCTCCCGGCATGCTCGTTACCTT CGCTCCTGCCAACGTGACCACTGAAGTCAAGTCTGTTGAGAtgcaccaccagcagctcACTGCCGGCCAGCCCGGTGACAACGTCGGTTTCAACGTCAAGAACGTCTCCGTCAAGGAGATCCGTCGTGGAAACGTCGCTGGTGACAGCAAGAACGACCCCCCTGCCGGCGCTGACTCCTTCAACGCCCAGGTCATCATGCTTAACCACCCCGGCCAGGTCGCCGCTGGATACGCTCCAGTTCTTGACTGCCACA CTGCCCACATTGCTTGCAAGTTCTCTGAGCTCCTCGAGAAGATTGATCGCCGTACCGGAAAGTCTGTTGAGGACAGCCCCAAGTTCATCAAGTCTGGTGACGCTGCCATCGTCAAGATGATCCCCTCCAAGCCCATGTGTGTTGAGGCTTTCACCGACTACCCCCCTCTGGGTCGTTTCGCCGTTCGCGA tatGCGCCAGACCGTTGCGGTTGGAGTTATCAAGTCCGTTGAGAAGAACAAGGGTGGTTCTGGAAAGGTCACCAAGGCTGCCCAGAAGGTTGCTGGAAAGAAGTAG